The following are encoded together in the Thermosipho japonicus genome:
- a CDS encoding DUF4438 domain-containing protein — translation MITNKEKVVKLSIMVEVAHPVVRTPVLDGKGNAFYFPGVGGITYNFGLGDNAFKMHGDHIEPDVSTKNSNDKLNSTCMTLACIGNEAEVISGDAKGMKGFVIGKHGGINHILVYFPEKEKLKVGDKIQIKAWGQGLELLDYPEVKVFNIDPELLEKLPIQEKDGKLIVPVTAEIPAHLTGSGIGSSNPAGTDYDINTHDMEEIKKYGIDKIKIGDIVAIKDHYSGFGVGGFRKGAVSIGVVVHSNCVQTGHGPGIVVIMTSDKAIIEPKKVSKMNIKELF, via the coding sequence ATGATTACAAATAAAGAAAAGGTAGTAAAGCTTTCAATAATGGTTGAAGTAGCACATCCTGTGGTCAGAACCCCCGTTCTTGATGGAAAAGGAAATGCATTTTACTTTCCTGGTGTTGGTGGAATAACTTATAATTTTGGGTTGGGTGATAATGCTTTTAAAATGCATGGTGATCATATTGAACCGGATGTTTCAACTAAAAATAGTAACGACAAACTTAATTCAACTTGTATGACCTTGGCTTGTATTGGAAATGAAGCGGAGGTTATTTCTGGTGATGCTAAAGGAATGAAAGGGTTTGTGATAGGAAAGCATGGTGGAATTAACCATATTTTAGTGTATTTTCCCGAAAAGGAAAAGTTGAAAGTAGGTGACAAGATTCAAATCAAAGCGTGGGGACAAGGATTAGAACTTTTAGATTATCCTGAGGTAAAAGTCTTTAATATTGATCCAGAGTTATTAGAAAAGCTACCAATCCAGGAAAAAGATGGAAAATTAATAGTTCCTGTTACTGCAGAAATTCCAGCACATCTTACCGGTTCAGGAATAGGCTCTTCAAATCCTGCAGGAACCGACTATGATATTAATACTCATGATATGGAAGAAATAAAAAAATATGGAATTGATAAGATAAAAATTGGAGATATAGTAGCAATCAAAGATCATTATAGCGGTTTTGGGGTTGGAGGTTTTAGAAAAGGAGCAGTGTCTATTGGAGTAGTTGTACATTCAAATTGTGTACAAACAGGCCATGGACCAGGTATTGTCGTAATTATGACTTCTGATAAAGCTATAATCGAACCTAAAAAGGTTTCAAAGATGAATATTAAAGAGCTGTTTTAG
- a CDS encoding MATE family efflux transporter: MGLPTAIGFSFQMFYDVVDLFWIGKISSKAIAGVGIFSTVFWVVEALNEIIGVSSISLISQSFGKKDYKRTNLAIEQTITFKFLIALLGSLFLFVFLKPILGLFSDDYEVISLGIEYGYVRIFFLPVMFSSYSVNTALRSIGDSKTPMNLMILSSILNIILDPIFMFEKIPVLKLKGLNLGVTGAAWATIVSQTVAFLIGFYFLFSGIENIKPSIKGLFKLNLEIDKKLIIVGLPNGFEVFMRNMSGTIILYFVSRYGTTAVSAYTIGGRIFGFLFMPLMGLLMGGSAIIGQTLGAEKIERAEKVAKVSGWLTATLTFIFVILIVVFAPEMMQLFTKESEIIDIGVLFLRYSVIGLVFLGYGIGISIVFTGSGYNMPYFFMSLFSRWFIQIPIMYIFSYILRLSIIWLWLSFTFGDIAEFLIAVYFYKKGDWKHKRV; the protein is encoded by the coding sequence ATGGGACTTCCTACTGCAATTGGCTTTTCTTTCCAGATGTTTTATGATGTTGTTGATCTTTTTTGGATTGGGAAAATATCATCAAAGGCAATTGCAGGTGTAGGAATTTTCTCTACAGTTTTTTGGGTTGTTGAGGCATTAAATGAAATTATTGGAGTAAGTTCAATTTCTCTAATTTCGCAAAGTTTTGGAAAAAAAGACTACAAGCGAACTAATTTGGCTATAGAACAGACTATAACTTTTAAATTTTTAATAGCATTATTAGGTAGTCTTTTCCTTTTTGTTTTTTTAAAACCAATATTGGGATTATTTTCAGACGATTATGAAGTTATAAGTCTGGGAATTGAATATGGATATGTAAGAATATTTTTCTTGCCAGTTATGTTTTCATCTTATTCGGTAAATACTGCTTTGAGAAGTATTGGTGATTCAAAAACTCCAATGAATTTGATGATTTTGTCGAGTATATTGAATATAATTTTAGATCCAATTTTTATGTTTGAAAAGATTCCTGTTTTGAAATTAAAAGGTTTAAATTTAGGAGTTACCGGTGCTGCGTGGGCAACTATTGTCTCTCAAACAGTTGCATTTTTAATAGGTTTTTACTTTTTGTTTAGTGGCATTGAAAATATTAAACCTTCAATAAAAGGTTTATTCAAACTTAACTTAGAAATTGATAAAAAGCTTATAATTGTAGGTTTGCCAAATGGTTTTGAAGTCTTTATGAGAAACATGTCTGGAACAATAATACTTTATTTTGTTTCTAGGTATGGTACAACAGCAGTTTCAGCATATACCATTGGTGGAAGGATTTTTGGATTTCTATTTATGCCACTTATGGGACTTTTAATGGGGGGCTCTGCAATAATTGGTCAAACACTTGGTGCTGAGAAGATAGAACGTGCAGAAAAAGTTGCTAAAGTATCTGGTTGGCTTACAGCTACTTTAACATTTATTTTTGTAATTCTTATAGTTGTATTTGCTCCAGAAATGATGCAATTGTTTACAAAAGAAAGTGAGATAATAGATATAGGGGTGTTATTTTTAAGATATAGTGTAATTGGATTAGTTTTTCTTGGATATGGTATCGGTATAAGCATTGTATTTACTGGTTCAGGTTATAATATGCCATATTTTTTCATGAGTCTTTTCTCAAGATGGTTTATCCAAATTCCTATCATGTATATTTTTTCTTACATATTAAGATTATCGATTATATGGTTATGGCTATCATTTACATTTGGAGATATTGCAGAATTTTTAATAGCTGTCTATTTCTACAAAAAGGGTGATTGGAAACATAAAAGAGTATAG
- the tdh gene encoding L-threonine 3-dehydrogenase, whose amino-acid sequence MKAILKETAGPGFVMKEVPKPEKLGPREVLVKIRRASICGTDVHIYKWDEWSQSRINPPLIVGHEMAGEVVAIGDAVTQVKVGDLVSAETHIPCEHCVQCKTGRMHVCKNLEILGVDRNGVFTEYAVIPETVLWRFSKEIPLDYASVMEPFGNAIHTALVTDLTGKKVLITGAGPIGLMAIQVAKASGASLVITSEVDPNRIQMAKENGADIVINPAEQDLVKSIYTITDDGVDILLEMSGNKKALEDGLKCVTMGGEASLLGIFGGSIDINLDSLVIMRGITIYGITGRKMFDTWKVADELLKSKKVDLSKVVTHVLPFEDWEKGFELMLNKQCGKVVLNLD is encoded by the coding sequence ATGAAAGCCATATTAAAAGAAACAGCAGGTCCTGGTTTTGTAATGAAAGAAGTTCCAAAGCCAGAAAAATTAGGTCCAAGAGAAGTTTTAGTAAAAATTAGGCGTGCTTCTATATGTGGAACTGATGTCCATATATACAAATGGGATGAATGGTCTCAATCAAGAATAAATCCACCTCTAATTGTCGGTCACGAAATGGCGGGGGAAGTTGTTGCAATTGGGGACGCTGTAACACAAGTAAAGGTTGGAGATCTAGTATCTGCAGAAACACACATTCCTTGTGAGCATTGCGTACAATGTAAAACTGGAAGAATGCACGTATGTAAAAACCTAGAAATTTTAGGTGTTGATAGAAATGGGGTTTTTACAGAATACGCAGTAATCCCTGAAACAGTTCTATGGAGATTTTCAAAAGAAATTCCATTAGATTATGCATCGGTTATGGAACCATTTGGAAATGCAATCCATACGGCGCTTGTAACAGATCTTACAGGTAAAAAAGTTTTGATTACCGGTGCTGGACCAATAGGTTTAATGGCGATACAGGTAGCAAAGGCATCAGGTGCAAGTCTTGTTATAACCAGTGAAGTTGATCCAAATAGAATTCAAATGGCAAAGGAAAACGGTGCAGATATTGTAATTAACCCAGCAGAGCAAGATTTAGTAAAAAGTATATATACAATAACAGATGATGGAGTAGACATATTACTTGAAATGAGCGGAAATAAAAAGGCTTTAGAAGATGGTTTAAAATGTGTAACGATGGGAGGAGAAGCTTCACTACTTGGAATCTTTGGTGGCAGTATTGATATCAATCTAGACTCTCTTGTCATAATGAGAGGAATCACTATTTATGGAATCACAGGAAGAAAAATGTTTGATACATGGAAGGTTGCAGATGAACTTTTAAAAAGTAAAAAGGTTGACCTTTCAAAAGTTGTTACTCATGTTCTTCCATTTGAAGATTGGGAAAAAGGTTTTGAATTAATGTTAAACAAACAATGTGGAAAAGTTGTTCTAAATCTTGATTAG